From a single Nocardioides sp. dk884 genomic region:
- a CDS encoding cyclase family protein has product MTDSTTARLLDAAAAGLEIFDLGRTLTVGMPQSPNHPAYWHALPRRHGDMVRSDGGSAANDMISMGTHVGTHIDALSHVSQDGKLHGDLDAEAAQVGGRFLEHGAHTIKPMVRRGVLLDVPGTLGVDRLEPGQEITVADLEATLAAQGTEIREGDVVLVRSGWGQHFDNGDGDLYRGLSTGVPGVSEAGAAFLAGHGIHATGADTIAYEQLKPGAGHGLLPAHRVLLVESGIYIIEAMDLEALAAAGVHEFLFVLSPLKFFGATGSPVRPLAVVGA; this is encoded by the coding sequence ATGACCGACTCCACCACCGCACGCCTCCTGGACGCCGCCGCTGCCGGCCTGGAGATCTTCGACCTGGGCCGCACGCTCACCGTCGGCATGCCGCAGTCGCCCAACCACCCGGCGTACTGGCACGCGCTGCCGCGCCGCCACGGCGACATGGTGCGCTCGGACGGCGGCTCGGCGGCCAACGACATGATCTCGATGGGCACCCACGTCGGCACCCACATCGACGCGCTGAGCCACGTCTCCCAGGACGGCAAGCTGCACGGCGACCTCGACGCCGAGGCCGCGCAGGTCGGTGGCCGCTTCCTCGAGCACGGCGCGCACACCATCAAGCCGATGGTGCGCCGCGGCGTCCTGCTCGACGTGCCCGGCACCCTCGGCGTGGACCGCCTCGAGCCCGGCCAGGAGATCACCGTCGCCGACCTCGAGGCCACCCTCGCCGCCCAGGGCACCGAGATCCGCGAGGGCGACGTCGTGCTGGTCCGCTCCGGCTGGGGCCAGCACTTCGACAACGGCGACGGCGACCTCTACCGCGGCCTGTCCACCGGCGTGCCCGGCGTCTCCGAGGCCGGCGCGGCGTTCCTCGCCGGGCACGGCATCCACGCCACCGGCGCCGACACCATCGCCTACGAGCAGCTGAAGCCCGGCGCCGGCCACGGCCTGCTGCCCGCCCACCGGGTGCTGCTGGTCGAGTCCGGCATCTACATCATCGAGGCGATGGACCTGGAGGCGCTCGCCGCCGCCGGGGTGCACGAGTTCCTCTTCGTGCTCTCGCCGCTGAAGTTCTTCGGCGCCACCGGCTCCCCGGTGCGCCCGCTGGCCGTGGTCGGCGCATGA
- a CDS encoding CaiB/BaiF CoA transferase family protein — MTAGPLTGYTVIDASTILAGPLACQILGDYGADVVKIEHPAKVDGMRGHGPAKDGTPIWWKEISRNKRTVGLSLKEPDGAALFLRLAATADVVVENFRPGTLERWGVGPEQLHEVNPGLVIVRITGFGQTGPYASRAGFGTLAESMSGFAHLTGQADGPPTLPAFGLADSIAGIAASSAVSMALLARERNGGRGQVIDLDLLSPIMTAVGPGPTVYQQTGAIGTRHGNRSTNNAPRNTYETSDGHWVAISTSAQAIAERVLRLVGHPEVIEEPWFAAGNTRAQHADELDEYVGSWIGARTRDEVVDAFTEAGAAIAPIYSAKEIVEDPHIRETGMLTEVEDRDFGPLLQHNVMWRMSETPGSIRFTGREHGEDTDVVLGELGLSTEDLADLRSRSVIR; from the coding sequence ATGACCGCAGGACCGCTCACCGGCTACACGGTGATCGACGCGTCGACGATCCTCGCGGGCCCGCTCGCCTGCCAGATCCTCGGGGACTACGGCGCCGACGTCGTCAAGATCGAACATCCCGCGAAGGTCGACGGCATGCGTGGCCACGGCCCCGCGAAGGACGGCACGCCGATCTGGTGGAAGGAGATCTCGCGCAACAAGCGCACCGTGGGGCTGAGCCTCAAGGAGCCCGACGGCGCGGCGCTCTTCCTCCGGCTGGCCGCCACCGCCGACGTCGTCGTCGAGAACTTCCGCCCCGGCACCCTGGAGCGCTGGGGCGTCGGCCCCGAGCAGCTGCACGAGGTCAACCCCGGCCTGGTCATCGTCCGGATCACCGGCTTCGGCCAGACCGGCCCCTACGCCTCGCGCGCGGGCTTCGGCACCCTCGCGGAGTCGATGAGCGGCTTCGCGCACCTCACCGGCCAGGCCGACGGCCCCCCGACCCTGCCTGCGTTCGGCCTGGCGGACTCCATCGCCGGCATCGCGGCCTCCTCGGCCGTCTCGATGGCGCTGCTCGCCCGGGAGCGCAACGGCGGCCGCGGCCAGGTCATCGACCTCGACCTGCTCTCGCCGATCATGACGGCTGTCGGTCCCGGCCCCACGGTCTACCAGCAGACCGGGGCCATCGGCACCCGGCACGGCAACCGCTCCACCAACAACGCCCCGCGCAACACCTACGAGACCTCCGACGGCCACTGGGTGGCGATCTCCACCAGCGCCCAGGCCATCGCCGAGCGGGTCCTGCGCCTCGTCGGCCACCCCGAGGTCATCGAGGAGCCGTGGTTCGCGGCGGGCAACACCCGCGCGCAGCACGCCGACGAGCTCGACGAGTACGTCGGCTCCTGGATCGGTGCCCGCACCCGCGACGAGGTCGTCGACGCCTTCACCGAGGCCGGCGCCGCGATCGCCCCGATCTACTCCGCCAAGGAGATCGTCGAGGACCCGCACATCCGCGAGACCGGGATGCTCACCGAGGTCGAGGACCGCGACTTCGGTCCCCTGCTCCAGCACAACGTGATGTGGCGGATGTCGGAGACGCCCGGCTCGATCCGGTTCACCGGTCGCGAGCACGGCGAGGACACCGACGTCGTGCTCGGCGAGCTCGGCCTGAGCACCGAGGACCTCGCCGACCTGCGCAGCCGCTCCGTCATCCGCTGA
- a CDS encoding hydroxymethylglutaryl-CoA lyase: MTTHPTAPGSTPAAPPAAPVEIVEVSPRDGLQNEKRVLPTEIKAELIRRSLDAGLRRIEVTAFARPDRVPQMADAEDVLAAVRDDARLQSIGLVLNRRGLDRAVAAGCTEITAVVVASDGLALRNQGADTAAQIAAWHDMAAAARDAGVRASVIIAAAFGCPFDGPVSVARVLEVAKGCLDAGPDELAIADTIGVGVPRQVTAIVGGLRDLGADVPLRAHFHNTRNTGYANALAAIEAGVSVLDASTGGIGGCPFAPGATGNIATEDLLYLLQQSAIPTSVPLDAALVAETGTWIAEQLGLPQAPAMLGRAGGFGAPIL, encoded by the coding sequence GTGACGACGCACCCGACCGCCCCTGGCAGCACCCCCGCCGCACCGCCCGCAGCACCGGTCGAGATCGTCGAGGTCTCCCCACGCGACGGGCTGCAGAACGAGAAGCGGGTACTGCCCACCGAGATCAAGGCCGAGCTTATCCGCCGTTCCCTCGACGCCGGACTGCGCCGCATCGAGGTCACCGCGTTCGCCCGCCCCGACCGGGTGCCCCAGATGGCCGACGCCGAGGACGTGCTGGCAGCGGTGCGTGACGACGCGCGCCTGCAGTCGATCGGACTGGTGCTCAACCGCCGCGGCCTGGACCGCGCCGTGGCCGCCGGCTGCACCGAGATCACCGCGGTGGTCGTCGCCTCCGACGGCCTCGCGCTGCGCAACCAGGGCGCCGACACCGCCGCCCAGATCGCCGCGTGGCACGACATGGCCGCCGCCGCCCGCGACGCCGGCGTGCGGGCCAGCGTCATCATCGCGGCGGCCTTCGGCTGCCCCTTCGACGGCCCCGTATCGGTGGCGCGCGTGCTCGAGGTGGCCAAGGGCTGCCTGGACGCCGGACCCGACGAGCTCGCGATCGCCGACACCATCGGCGTGGGCGTGCCGCGTCAGGTCACCGCGATCGTCGGCGGACTGCGCGACCTGGGCGCCGACGTGCCCCTGCGTGCGCACTTCCACAACACCCGCAACACCGGCTACGCCAACGCGCTGGCCGCGATCGAGGCCGGCGTGAGCGTGCTCGACGCCTCGACCGGAGGGATCGGCGGGTGCCCCTTCGCCCCGGGCGCGACCGGCAACATCGCCACCGAGGACCTGCTCTACCTGCTGCAGCAGTCCGCGATCCCCACCAGCGTCCCGCTCGACGCGGCCCTGGTCGCCGAGACCGGCACCTGGATCGCCGAGCAGCTGGGCCTGCCCCAGGCCCCCGCGATGCTCGGGCGCGCCGGCGGGTTCGGCGCACCGATCCTCTGA
- a CDS encoding CaiB/BaiF CoA transferase family protein, giving the protein MTSSETVTGPLHGVRVLEAGQLLAGPFAGTLMGDLGADVIKVEPPGIGDSMRQWGRATAAEGKSLWWPVVGRNKRSVTLDLRQAEGQEIFLKLVEQADIVVENFRVGTFEKWNLGYEQLKAVNPKIIFVRVSGYGQTGPYAKRAGYGSIGEAMGGLRYIVGDPDRQPSRTGISIGDSLAAMHATIGALAALRHRDVTGEGQVVDSAIYEAVLAMMESLVTEWDAAGYQRERTGAILPNVAPSNVYPTADDSMVLIAANQDSVWGRLAEAMGRPELAKEGQYATHTGRGERQAELDDLISEWTRTVDSEDLLALMHENGIPAGRIFKAEDMLTDPHFEAREAIVRVPDESFGSLAMQNVVPKLSATPGSIRWTGPELGQHNGDVYGDLLGLSEDERAALLERGVI; this is encoded by the coding sequence ATGACCAGTTCCGAGACCGTAACCGGCCCGCTGCACGGAGTGCGCGTCCTGGAGGCCGGCCAGCTCCTCGCCGGACCCTTCGCGGGCACCCTCATGGGCGACCTCGGCGCCGACGTGATCAAGGTCGAGCCCCCGGGCATCGGCGACTCGATGCGCCAGTGGGGGCGGGCGACCGCCGCCGAGGGCAAGTCGCTGTGGTGGCCGGTGGTCGGGCGCAACAAGCGCTCGGTGACCCTCGACCTGCGCCAGGCCGAGGGTCAGGAGATCTTCCTCAAGCTCGTCGAGCAGGCCGACATCGTGGTGGAGAACTTCCGCGTCGGCACCTTCGAGAAGTGGAACCTGGGCTACGAGCAGCTCAAGGCCGTCAACCCCAAGATCATCTTCGTGCGGGTCAGCGGCTACGGCCAGACCGGGCCCTACGCCAAGCGCGCGGGCTACGGCTCGATCGGCGAGGCGATGGGCGGGCTGCGCTACATCGTCGGCGACCCCGACCGTCAGCCCTCGCGCACCGGCATCTCGATCGGTGACTCCCTGGCCGCGATGCACGCCACCATCGGCGCGCTCGCCGCGCTGCGCCACCGCGACGTCACCGGCGAGGGCCAGGTCGTGGACTCCGCGATCTATGAGGCCGTGCTCGCCATGATGGAGAGCCTGGTGACCGAGTGGGACGCCGCGGGCTACCAGCGCGAGCGCACCGGCGCGATCCTGCCCAACGTCGCGCCCAGCAACGTCTATCCCACCGCCGACGACAGCATGGTGCTGATCGCGGCCAACCAGGACAGCGTCTGGGGTCGTCTCGCGGAGGCCATGGGCCGCCCCGAGCTGGCCAAGGAGGGGCAGTACGCCACCCACACCGGCCGCGGCGAGCGCCAGGCCGAGCTCGATGACCTGATCTCGGAGTGGACCCGCACGGTCGACTCCGAGGACCTGCTCGCGCTCATGCACGAGAACGGCATCCCCGCGGGTCGCATCTTCAAGGCCGAGGACATGCTCACCGACCCGCACTTCGAGGCCCGTGAGGCCATCGTGCGGGTGCCGGACGAGTCCTTCGGCAGCCTGGCCATGCAGAACGTCGTGCCCAAGCTCTCCGCCACGCCCGGGTCGATCCGCTGGACCGGTCCCGAGCTCGGCCAGCACAACGGCGACGTGTACGGCGACCTGCTCGGCCTCTCCGAGGACGAGCGCGCCGCGCTCCTCGAGCGCGGCGTGATCTGA
- a CDS encoding isochorismatase family protein: MATERSADYSSAGFLGRIGPGSSPAVIVVDVCRAYLAGGPLTDEGGRFEAARASAERVVEAARAAGHPVLFTEVRLAPGRKDAGWFGVKVPGLAAFEQGSPWAEAPDAPAPLPGELVVSKQYASGFFGTSLASTLRALGVDTTYVLGFSTSGCVRATALDALQSGFRPLVVREASGDRDAGVHEANLFDLDAKYADVVSEAEAIDQLRAIAPRDLTGGPA; this comes from the coding sequence ATGGCGACCGAGCGCTCCGCGGACTACTCCTCGGCCGGCTTCCTGGGCCGCATCGGCCCGGGAAGTTCGCCGGCGGTGATCGTCGTCGACGTGTGCCGCGCCTACCTCGCGGGCGGTCCGCTGACCGACGAGGGCGGCCGGTTCGAGGCGGCGCGGGCGAGTGCCGAACGGGTCGTCGAGGCGGCCCGCGCGGCCGGCCACCCGGTGCTGTTCACCGAGGTCCGTCTCGCCCCCGGCCGCAAGGACGCCGGCTGGTTCGGCGTCAAGGTGCCCGGCCTGGCCGCCTTCGAGCAGGGCTCGCCGTGGGCCGAGGCCCCCGACGCGCCCGCGCCGCTGCCCGGCGAGCTCGTGGTGTCCAAGCAGTACGCCTCCGGCTTCTTCGGCACCTCGCTCGCCTCGACCCTGCGGGCGCTCGGCGTCGACACGACGTACGTCCTGGGGTTCTCGACCAGCGGCTGCGTGCGGGCCACGGCGCTGGACGCGCTGCAGAGCGGGTTCCGCCCGCTCGTGGTGCGCGAGGCGAGCGGCGACCGCGACGCGGGTGTGCACGAGGCCAACCTCTTCGACCTCGACGCCAAGTACGCCGACGTGGTGTCCGAGGCCGAGGCCATCGACCAGCTGCGGGCGATCGCCCCGCGCGACCTGACCGGAGGACCTGCATGA
- a CDS encoding MFS transporter: MTDTHDVAPERPAREAADASSGVAASSTVTLDVFPRRPARSVDLSKPAPLGWWPAIVIALVAFIDRVEINLISGALPAIQDHFGFSDTVAGAIPTSASLAAAILLLPAGRLADRAPRVVTIFVVVLIWSICSVLSGLATSLVMFFAVRVLIGAAGQLYNPPASSLIADYYPARSRGKAFGFERAGYYMGLPTGVILGGAIAEAMDWRAVFFVAAVPGLVVALLVLTLKEPLRGLGDRMDRLRGGAVESDGAHGVLTASKSSLLAEARGLLKVKTLKGIILGQALLSLGVAGLFYWLPTFLQRTEDLGYDAASGLAGGVGGTGIVIGIILGSRMGDKFHGIRPGWRIKVATGFLLVGAVALTGSVLLPGLWLRIALVCVACAGFAAAIPNLTAASADVVPADRRGMGFALLTFLVTLGGAVGPLLIGVTSDLIGSTSYDGEPLALAMLVLVPAMFAAVLALLWIRDTFEDDAAAAAAASHASPDTVA; the protein is encoded by the coding sequence ATGACCGACACGCACGACGTGGCACCGGAGCGGCCCGCCCGGGAGGCCGCTGACGCCTCGTCCGGCGTGGCCGCGTCCTCCACCGTCACCCTGGACGTCTTCCCGAGGCGTCCCGCACGCAGCGTCGACCTCTCCAAGCCGGCTCCTCTCGGCTGGTGGCCCGCGATCGTGATCGCGCTGGTCGCGTTCATCGACCGCGTCGAGATCAACCTGATCTCCGGTGCCCTGCCCGCGATCCAGGACCACTTCGGCTTCAGCGACACGGTCGCGGGCGCGATCCCTACCTCCGCCAGCCTGGCGGCCGCGATCCTCCTCCTGCCCGCCGGGCGCCTCGCCGACCGGGCCCCCCGCGTGGTGACGATCTTCGTCGTCGTGCTCATCTGGTCGATCTGCTCGGTGCTGAGCGGCCTGGCGACCAGCCTGGTGATGTTCTTCGCCGTCCGCGTCCTCATCGGCGCCGCCGGCCAGCTCTACAACCCGCCGGCCTCCAGCCTGATCGCCGACTACTACCCCGCCCGCAGCCGCGGCAAGGCCTTCGGCTTCGAGCGCGCCGGCTACTACATGGGCCTGCCGACCGGCGTCATCCTCGGCGGCGCGATCGCCGAGGCGATGGACTGGCGTGCGGTGTTCTTCGTCGCGGCGGTGCCCGGCCTGGTCGTGGCGCTGCTCGTGCTCACCCTCAAGGAGCCGCTGCGCGGCCTGGGTGACCGCATGGACCGGCTCCGCGGCGGTGCCGTGGAGTCCGACGGCGCCCACGGCGTCCTCACGGCGTCGAAGAGCTCACTGCTCGCCGAGGCCCGGGGCCTGCTGAAGGTCAAGACCCTCAAGGGCATCATCTTGGGCCAGGCGCTGCTGTCGCTGGGCGTGGCCGGGCTCTTCTACTGGCTGCCCACCTTCCTCCAGCGCACCGAGGACCTGGGCTACGACGCCGCCTCGGGCCTCGCCGGCGGCGTGGGCGGCACCGGCATCGTGATCGGCATCATCCTGGGCAGCCGGATGGGCGACAAGTTCCACGGCATCCGTCCGGGCTGGCGCATCAAGGTCGCGACCGGGTTCCTGCTCGTCGGTGCCGTCGCGCTGACCGGCTCGGTCCTGCTGCCGGGGCTGTGGCTGCGGATCGCGCTCGTCTGCGTGGCCTGCGCCGGCTTCGCCGCCGCCATCCCCAACCTGACCGCCGCCTCCGCCGACGTCGTGCCGGCGGACCGCCGGGGCATGGGCTTCGCCCTGCTCACCTTCCTGGTCACCCTCGGCGGCGCCGTCGGCCCGCTGCTCATCGGCGTCACCTCCGACCTGATCGGGTCCACGTCGTACGACGGCGAGCCGCTGGCCCTGGCCATGCTGGTCCTGGTGCCGGCGATGTTCGCCGCGGTGCTCGCACTGCTGTGGATCCGCGACACCTTCGAGGACGACGCCGCCGCCGCTGCGGCGGCCTCGCACGCCTCGCCCGACACGGTGGCCTGA